ACCTCTGATTCATTGGCCATTGAAGCGCTTCAGAAGATGGTTCAAGGGAAGTTTAGGCACTTGCCTGTTGTGGAGAACGGCGAAGTCATTGCTTTGTTGGATATCACTAAGTGTCTCTACGATGCTATTTCGAGAATGGAGAAAGCTGCAGAGCAAGGCAGTGCTTTAGCTGCTGCTGTTGAAGGTGTTGAGAAGCAGTGGGGAGCTGGATACTCTGCGCCCTATGCTTTCATCGAGACGTTGAGGGAGAGAATGTTTAAGCCCGCCTTGTCAACGATCATCACGGAGAATTCAAAAGTTGCGCTTGTGGCACCATCAGATCCTGTCTCCGTTGCTGCCAAAAGGATGCGGGACTTGCGGGTTAACTCTGTGATCATCTCCACCGGGAGCAAGATCCAGGGGATACTGACTTCAAAGGACATTCTTATGCGTGTCGTGGCACAGAACTTATCTCCTGAACTTACTCTCGTAGAGAAGGTGATGACACCTAACCCCGAATGTGCATCGCTAGAGACGACCATTCTTGATGCGTTGCATATAATGCATGATGGGAAGTTCTTGCATCTACCTATCACAGACAAAGACGGTTCCGCTGCAGCTTGTGTGGACGTGCTGCAGATAACTCACGCAGCTATCTCGATGGTTGAGAACAGTTCTGGAGCTGTAAACGACATGGCTAACACCATGATGCAGAAGTTCTGGGACTCAGCTCTTGCGTTAGACCCTCCTGATGATTCAGACACTCAAAGCGAAATGTCGGCGATGATGCATCATTCAGAGCTTGGCAAGCTCACTTCTTACCCTTCTCTAGGGCTAGGGAACTCGTTTTCTTTCAAGCTCGAAGATCTAAAGGGCCGTGTGCATCGTTTTACTTCTTCCGCTGAGAACCTTGAGGAGCTGATGGGTATTGTGATGCAAAGAATCGGTTGTGACATCAACGATGTGGAACAACGGCCACAGATTATATATGAGGATGATGAAGGTGATAAGGTTTTGATTACATCGGATAGTGATTTGGTTGGTGCTGTTACTCTTGCTAGGTCTGCAGGACAAAAGGTATTGAGGCTGCATCTGGACTTCACAGAGACAAGAACAAGGAGCTTGAGCTTGGAAACGGGTCAACTCATGAAAGCGAATAATACtacagagagagaaagaggtgGATGGGTTACATGGCGTGGTGGTGTGGTGGTTACAGGAGCTGTTGTGCTAACGAGCATAGCAGTAGTTGTTTACTTGAAACGCTCGAAGATGTGATTTTGATGACGCATAAGCTCTCTGGAAGGCATAagtctttcctttttctttctattttggTATGTTTCATACAGATTTGTCTCTTTTGTCATACGAAAAGAGAAACTTTATTTCACTacagatatttattaaattattgggGACACACCCCTATTCAGAAGAGATTATTAGATTTGACAGAGCTGATGTAAAACCTCTGAAACCGAGAAAATAAAAGCAGGGAATGTTGTTGCACTGCAATTTCTGGtatttgtttttgatatttttggatatatttGCTTCATCTTTTGTTAACCTATTTGTGTCATACTCTTTTTACTTACACAGACTATTATTACGTGGATATGAGTAAGAAAGACGAACTGTGATGTAGATTGCACACTTGAACCAACAAAGAGAACACAAGCATGCTTTATCATATCAACAAAGAAGTTTTGTTCTGACATAAAAACACAACTGACAAGCCTGTTTGCAAATGATTATAGAGGTTTACTTAGATACTGCTAGCAAATCAGAATAGAACTTAACCAGAGTGTATTAAAAAGTATGTGGTATTCGTatttagatatgtatatatcttGTTGGTATTCCTTTGagtttatttcttatatatatgtatgtatatatatatatatatatatatatacatacatggAAGCAGCCCAGCAACGTCCTTCACAACAGTGTTTCACTCTCAGCCGATGCCATCTTCCGCTTCATTGACAAAACTCGCAACTCCATCACAGCTAggcaagaaagaaagaaagaacttCGGGGCTTCATGCCTATGCGGGTCTCTTGATTTTTATGACTCTCACTTGTTCAGGAAAAAAACGTTATGCTACCttgtttttttacctttttgccTTGGTAGTGTAGAATTCAGATTGGTAGAAGCATTCACAGTCCAATAGTTTGACTAAGAGTTCGTTAATGTTTCTATACCGGAAAATTTGTGTTTTGAATCCTAAAAAAGTCGAATTATGCAGattaaaggaaaaaatgtttttagaaaatCTTTAACATGGTGGAAAGAGTATCGTCCAACGTGGATTTCATAGCATGATTCAAAGTGATATAGTCAATTGTGAATCATTTCTTATCTAACAATTCCCAcctatatatttatactaaGTTTTACTAGTTctaccatcttcttcttcacaacaaAACACTAATCTGACACGATTTATTTTGATTCAACCAGtgtttaattaattatcaaTCTAATTCCTCGATGAATCCACTAAACTAGTTCCAAAATGCTCAATTACTTAATTACCAACACCTATATGAAATTGATATCAACTCTCTAATTAGCAAACCCAAATTCAATGGTGGATTAGAACTTTAGATTCAAATGGCTTTCagctacaaaacaaaaataaaaatcatgacttACTTATAATACACTTCTTATTCATAGACAATGATTTCATTGTAGCAGATGGTTTGAATTGAATCAAGAAAAATTTATAGAAACAATGGTGGTCGTCGGGAGAGTGAAGAATGAAGCGTAGGAGAGAAGACGAAAATAAGAGAGGCATGTGATGGTTGGATTTAAGGTAGTTTTGTaatctatcaaattttaaaatagttgaaGTTGATGGATTCTAAAATCTCTGCAGTATTTATCAGATTTTTAGTTCAATCATTTATTTATGAGATTCCAAAAGAAATAATTTGAAATCAATCCAAAAtacaaagaattttaaaatctttaaaacttgaataatattagattttaaaaactaGATTTACATCATTcattgaataacactagattttagaATAGAACTTATAATCATCATTCGAATAATAGTGGATTATGTTTAGATTTAAACtctattaaaatacatattgaATAATACCACCTAATAATAAGAGTATAAGAGATTAAAGTTTCTCTATTAAAAGTATATGCGAATTTCCTtccttttcttttgtgtttttgtcatttgtttttggatttttaacgTGAAAACCCTTCATCTAAGTTTGTTTTGAGTAAAAACCCCCAAACTAagtaaatctttagtttgagggtttctacattaagtaaa
This Brassica napus cultivar Da-Ae chromosome C6, Da-Ae, whole genome shotgun sequence DNA region includes the following protein-coding sequences:
- the LOC106452435 gene encoding CBS domain-containing protein CBSCBSPB3: MSTQATGASSTSGRRSTTTTVRRPSKKSVQSENGSVVNGGNTSKPNSPPSQPLSSVERTVKKLRLSKALTIPEGTTVFDACRRMAARRVDAVLLTDSSALLSGICTDKDVATRVIAEGLRPEQTLVSKVMTRNPIFVTSDSLAIEALQKMVQGKFRHLPVVENGEVIALLDITKCLYDAISRMEKAAEQGSALAAAVEGVEKQWGAGYSAPYAFIETLRERMFKPALSTIITENSKVALVAPSDPVSVAAKRMRDLRVNSVIISTGSKIQGILTSKDILMRVVAQNLSPELTLVEKVMTPNPECASLETTILDALHIMHDGKFLHLPITDKDGSAAACVDVLQITHAAISMVENSSGAVNDMANTMMQKFWDSALALDPPDDSDTQSEMSAMMHHSELGKLTSYPSLGLGNSFSFKLEDLKGRVHRFTSSAENLEELMGIVMQRIGCDINDVEQRPQIIYEDDEGDKVLITSDSDLVGAVTLARSAGQKVLRLHLDFTETRTRSLSLETGQLMKANNTTERERGGWVTWRGGVVVTGAVVLTSIAVVVYLKRSKM